A stretch of Prunus dulcis chromosome 6, ALMONDv2, whole genome shotgun sequence DNA encodes these proteins:
- the LOC117631907 gene encoding UDP-N-acetylglucosamine transferase subunit ALG13 homolog has product MGDTEATVKSKKTVFVTVGTTSFDALIRAVDTQEVKAELLRRGYTQLLVQMGRGSYIPTKSEGGDETLAVDYFTFSSSIADHLRAASLVISHAGSGSIFETLRHGKPLIVVVNEDLMDNHQSELAEELADRKHLYYARTQTLHRVIADMNLDSLIPYHPGDATPVAKLINQFLGFADD; this is encoded by the exons ATGGGAGATACTGAGGCTACCGTGAAGTCGAAGAAGACAGTTTTTGTGACTGTTGGAACTACTTCTTTTGATGCTCTTATTAGAGCAGTGGATACTCAGGAGGTTAAAGCAGAGTTGTTAAGGAGAGGGTATACCCAGCTTCTCGTTCAAATGGGCCGTGGATCTTATATCCCCACCAAG TCTGAAGGAGGAGATGAGACCCTTGCTGTAGACTACTTCACTTTTTCATCAAGCATTGCAGACCATCTGAGGGCAGCATCTCTTGTGATTAGTCATGCAG GGTCAGGGAGCATATTTGAGACATTGCGGCATGGTAAGCCATTAATTGTGGTGGTGAATGAAGATTTGATGGACAACCATCAAAGTGAGTTGGCAGAGGAACTAGCAGACAGGAAGCATTTGTACTATGCTCGTACGCAGACACTTCATCGTGTTATAGCAGACATGAATTTGGATTCCCTCATTCCATACCACCCAGGTGATGCCACACCTGTCGCCAAGCTTATCAATCAGTTTCTTGGTTTTGCAGACGACTGA